The Etheostoma spectabile isolate EspeVRDwgs_2016 unplaced genomic scaffold, UIUC_Espe_1.0 scaffold00010040, whole genome shotgun sequence genome contains the following window.
GTGTGATGTGGTCTCATCAGGATCCTTGTACTGGTCGTTTCTGCAGACTCTCGTTGGGGATCCACGATGAGAGAGAAGTGTGTCACAGTAATCCTGGACCCTGGAGGAGACGAAGGGGTCCATGCATACCATACCAATACAGGTCCTGTTGTGTCCCTTTGTCCCAACAGAGACGGACCGCCGACCCTCTGAGTTCTTTACAGTTCGTGAGCGACGCCGTCTTCCTCGCCGCTTGCCGTAACGGAGACGTCTACATCGCCGACACTCGCACGCCTGCTGCTCCCCAGGTCTCCCCTGGACCGGCGTCCCGGGGGGACtccgtcctctggtggacggaCGCCTTAGGAGACAGGGTCGTCAGAGTCTCCTCATCTGGACAGGTGGTGATTTCAGACCTGAGGGACCTGGGAGAAGCTGTGAGCCGGGTTCAGCTGGACGTCCAATCGCATCGCTGCAGCCTGGGTGATGTCAGAGTGTCGTGGGCTCCGGCGCTGGACGGGTGCATCGCCGTGTCGGGTGAGagacagacgggggggggggggggaagacagaCGGGGGAGAGACAGatggggagaggaagagagagagttgtCTTACctccaaaattaaaaatcagtgctttttatcaatgtttttaactttttcttacatttttgacgttttcaacactacgtaacactaacttattaactttagttttacagttattattgaatttatggtcaataaacctcatttataggaaattatacctaatgtttgagagatcacagactggaatatgtcaacttttactcaatactatttaagaaacactttttcaaatgctatgaaattaaataagacccaaaattaatgaaagtagagatttgtacttggcaaagagcgttggaatcaatcatgttattttggggaattaaaaagaacattgatataggacaacatgaagacaacatgaggacaacatgaggacaacatggggacaacatgagaataACATAAGGACATGAGAATAGtattaggacaacatgaggagaacataagaataacatgaagacaatatgaggacaacataagaataacatgaagacaatatgaggacaacatgaagacaacatgagaataacatgaagacaatatgaggacaacatgaggataacatgaagacaacatgagtgtTAATGTCTTCTTCTCTTGTCTTGCAGGTCTCAGCGGAGCAGTCCAGATCTACGAGACGTCCGTCTGGAGGACGGAGCAGCGGGGGGACGTCCAGCCGCTGTTCGAGCACCGCGGTCACGCCGTCTCGTCGCCGTCGGACGACGTCTTCGTCTCCGCCCACGCGTGGCACCCCGAGCGGCCGCGGACGCTGCTGTCCGCCGCCTCGGACGGCTCCGTCCACCTGTGGGACTGGGTCGACCAATCGGCTGCCGGCTGCTGACGAGTCAGAGCTCTGGTCCAGTGGCCTTCAGGAACAATAGGAAACATAAGAACCAAGAATAACGGGTTAAATAACGTGAAGTCTGGTCTGATGTTGGTGTCAATGTCTTGCTGTGTGGATTCCTCCGTGTCTAATGATGGGGTAAAgagatgaaaaacaaacaaatggagCAAAATCACACGTTTCATATTAAATTTACCCGAGATTAGATCAGAGAACGTCTGTCCTCAGTAAAGCcgtgtgttgtcctcgggtcaaattgacccgtttctaagtgttttatatcagaaatatggatttcatTTCAATGAAATtgctcaaaaaataaaatgcaacgttcttcaggtaaattaatgattactttcattgaatttttggggtgtttcaTTGAATCTTAaagcaatttaatttttttttttaatggtttccaaacagtatccggactaaacatcctctgatcttaactattagccGAAATAATTAacaatttctgcctttttaactaaaaccttatgtataatttgatataaatgaggtttgttgaccatgaattccaagaatgaGTTAttaaacctgttattaaaccagctcaggttttttgaAAAAAGGCACCAAAGctggaaaaatgaaaaataaattaagaaaaggcgtcaaaaaacatgggaaaaactgacaaataaatcagaaaaagcgacaaaacatataaaaaaagcgacaaaaacattggaaaaactaatattaattttccattttgacctGGACGGACAAGTTCCTGGTTAACGGGAACACAACACAACGGTTAACTTGCTGTTGTATTAAAAAGctctaatttaaaataaatcaaaatgaatGTTTGG
Protein-coding sequences here:
- the wdr73 gene encoding integrator complex assembly factor WDR73 (The sequence of the model RefSeq protein was modified relative to this genomic sequence to represent the inferred CDS: added 552 bases not found in genome assembly), with product MAGMEETDFNDILDDWFIETLKTYKDLHVYQLDHPTQVLEWTSGRTVCVAGYSSSKNEILELRLPLKLFADENKGLCAERDFKVVHGGFSEGPVRCLRHVPGTRCVVTNDGRSSDLQVWTVGGDDSDVIRRTGSVKGRRSVASDGGSRIAARPPSRVLHGARSGDVTLTQLASGQSLYALETDSADPLSSLQFVSDAVFLAACRNGDVYIADTRTPAAPQVSPGPASRGDSVLWWTDALGDRVVRVSSSGQVVISDLRDLGEAVSRVQLDVQSHRCSLGDVRVSWAPALDGCIAVSGLSGAVQIYETSVWRTEQRGDVQPLFEHRGHAVSSPSDDVFVSAHAWHPERPRTLLSAASDGSVHLWDWVDQSAAGC